TAAcagtttcatttttctttgctaaggatatttttaaatgcctgGTTCAGACTGGGGAGCATCCACATCAATAGCCACATGCTTTACAAAGAGGTGAACAAATTCGTTTTAACAAGGTCTCCCAGGTTAGTGCGCATTATAGGCCCTTTCCACAGAGGtccatccaccttccaccaACCGTTAAACGGAAGGTCCATAAGGTTTTGCCGTTCAAATAATGTCCCAGTATTGTCAAAAATCCCATCCGTTTCCAATGGTCTGGACGGAATGACGCAATGAAGCATCCAAAGTGTAACTAGGCTCTAaaactttatataaaattattaggCGACTTCGGATgcaatttctaattttaatttatttgccctAATTCTTCTGTTCCGCAAATGTTTTTACTGGGAAAGTGAGGAAATCTCCCATTTGGAAATTgagattttcttttctttcttcgGGTGTCATTTGtttcagttttaaatgcaAGTTGTGCATCCCGAAATCATAAAAAGGCTCATTGAAACCTTGGCTCTGCTTCTATAACTCCAGTGTTACCTTCTCAGTTATAGTAGGAAAGAACGACAGCACTGGCTATTCAGAAAGTCAGTTTTTTAACAAAGGTTTTTCTTAGGCAATTCGAGATGGAGAAAACTGCTTTTCTATTGTATCTTGCTCGACATTTTGAATTTGATCGTTGGAATAAcagaattattatattattatacacATTCATTGTGGTTCAAgtaaaagataaatataatCCAAACAAACAACTAAAGAAtgtatacttttatttaactatataCGTTTCAACAAAGAACTTAAGCTTTATCTTGACATATCAAAGCAAAGAACAGCTGTTCAGACGCAGAGAAGTGCTCTGTGGGACTAGGCCATTATCTGCGTACaacaattttcataaaatcaaaattattttaaataaagcattttgtaAGCGGACTTGTAATATAAGGTAAATCGAGCGTTTGTAAAATCGTTCGACCTATGTAatagtatatattttgatatattatGATTTACCAACTCTATGCAACTATGCTCTAAATTTCGaactatattttgaaatttatttaaaggatatatttttcaaaatttttaataatttttaataagacAACATCATGGaaacataacataaataaGGTTTCTTTTGATGCAAAGTCAACGTATGAAATCAAATAGGGATTGATAAAAATGTAAGGTATTTGAACCTATTCTGGCTTAAACATATTAACCATTAGTTAATAAAGGTGACGTGCACACCTAAAAGAAATTAGCGCAGATTCATGCCATATAATTATAGTCAcccatttattaaaaataaaatacgaaaatGTGTTCTTGGGTATAGAAGCCAAAAATACTTACCAGTTTCCCaaatgttcaaaaattttgCGCTGGTTatgtattacaaaaaattgaatttcatataaaaaattatatatttatggccTAGTTTCACAGAACCCCATCTACAATttaatatcatttttaaaaatggttttaaggTTAAGTCAATACAGAGAAGAAATAAGCCattctttaaatgtttatgcACTTTTTCAAACAGTCCATCCGTTGGAAACGGTTGAAATTTTCAGAAAATGTGATTTCCACAGCTGCTCAAATCAGCTGAAATCGAATGGTGGAAGGTTGATGTGCTTTGTGAAAATaagattttccatttttttttataaatctcaACGTTTTTTCGGGGATGGACTGCTATGGAATAGGTTAAAATTATCGGCTAACTATCGCATAAATTAGTCCGTCGCAGTTTGTCAAATTTTAACGGCGGACTAACTGGGAAGTTTTTGGAACGACGAGACTTTATGGACCATTCCTTCCACGGATGGTGGATGGACCCATGTGGAAATAGGCTATTtgggaaaaaatttaacaacttGAAAAAACTTTCCATGTTCCATATTTCATCGTCCCGCTATTGCCGCTAAGTTGCGATTAAATAGAGTCGATATTTGTATATTGATAtatgcaataattttttaacccaCTGTTGAATAGAGTTAggattttgttaattaaatctcatataatttcgttttgaaATGGGAAAAGAAGGTAGTaagtaaaaaacaatttatgtgaagttttaaactaaaccaaacattttttagatcATCGCTTAAGTCTATCCAAACGACAACAGCCACCACAACATCATAACTTTTCAATAAACGGGGAATCTCCCCATATTCAGTCTTTTTCAAACTCTGTTCCGTCGATGGGGCAACATGACAGCCCAAAGGTACAGACGAGCAATGTCAATATTCTTAAATTTCCTTATATTCGCACTAGAAatacttttacaaaaaaaactgcaGATGTAGCTACTTCGCCCAACTCTGTTACCAGAAAAGTTAAAAGGCGACGCAATAGTGAAACTTCTAGTGACGAAGAACGATGGCTTAATGCCATAGAAACCGGAAAACTAGACGATGTTGATGAGGAAATGAAGAAAATGAAAGACCCGAAACTGATGACAGCTCGTCAACGTGCCATGTACGATACTGACACAAATGGGTTTGTCGAAGAGCTAATTTCACTTCCAAGTGGTTacaaagaaaaggaaaagccGCAAACGGCGGAGGAAATCCATAGAGCTGTTCTTAAATCTCAGAAACGCAAACAGCAAGCTGACGAACGTCGagaaaaagataaaaaaaaaacgatggAGCGCTTGTTAAAAAAGCAGGAAAGCAACAAACAACGCTTATTGACTCGCAACAAGCATTCACAAAAATCATCATATCCAAAAATAACCTATATAAGTGCTATAAATGGTAACTATATAGTTGTACCACCAGGTCACGAATTCCTTCTGAAGGCACAATTACCTCTCACACCGCCCCGCTCACAATTGTGCTCTGTTAGCGGTTGTGGAAATCGAAAGGCATACAACTGTTCAACTACAAAACTGCCCCTATGCAGTCTTACATGTTATcgtaaaaatatttcacacagttttaaccaataaataaaagtcaaCTCAAGcgcaaataattttaatattgatttacaaaaaaattgtttattatttcgttttgatcaGATTCGATTCGCTGCATATATTGTAACTCCATCTTTAAACGTTCTAGTTCTACCGTTTGTTCAAAAATTTCGTTCCGAAAAACTTGCTGCTCACTCTGTCGCTGATAAGATATGGTTTTTAGCTGATTCTGGGTGCCAATACCGAGTAGCTTTTCTTTATCGACATCTTTTGCAAACAATTCAGAtactttacaaaaattataagctaattttttgaaaattttaagattttttgaGTATTTTAAGCACTCTTgcttaacttttattttatttccgaGTAGGATAGGGTTTTCAACACGCAGTCTATAGATATCATCTATAAAAAGTCCAACTTTGTGAAGCTCCTCCATGTTAAGGCCAATGTGaagtaaactttttttaaccaatATTTGTTGTGTTATGTTATGGCTAACGTTGCCATTGACAACTTGTATAACACTGGTCGACAAATTTAAGGTATTAGTTTTGTCTTTTCTAATAAAAcgaagaattttttaatttgttctgGGCGATAGTTCGGTTAACCAATCGTTTGGCTTTCATCCCCTGCAGAGGATAAACAAATTTCAGTCCATCTTTCgaacgcagtgaaggaaacgttatcgaccctataaagtacagATATTTGGATATACTTCCGAAAAGTCTAAACACCCGATCAGTTTCAAATTTCCGGGATCCACGTATTTTGGGGTCCTGTTGACGAGAAAAATAGGTCAAAATTTACAAGACCGTTCTCTTGGAAAGACTTTACTTCCTAAAAGCCCCAGCGCCCgatcattttcaaattttcaggATCCCTGTATTTTGGGGTCCTGGTTACGAATAAATAGGTGAAAATGCAACTATATATGCATTTCTTCCCCAATGGAAGGTATTGCACCATTactgcaaaagaaattataacaaacagaaaataataccaaaaactaatcattaaaaaaaaaaccgtcaACCTGTGGTActgaataaatatattataaataaataacaaatgaattacaacaaatttaaaaacaataataaaaaccataagcaaaaaaatccaaaattgaaatttcaaaaatcataacgttaacttaaataaaaaaaattatgatgttaTTCGAGTGTAAAGTTTACACtgtaaaatgaatttatgcGAAAACCTTAGAGATGTCCAATTAAGCAATAGTTTTGTAAGATATCGATAAATGTGTAGTGATGCCACCCCGGTCCAATTCATTGAGCgctcattttaaaatgacGGTTTAAAGGCATCAGTTTTCTGCATTTTTCTCGGAAACTATCAGGTTTACGCCaaaaagtcaaacaaaatatgaaatgtgTATTTCAACTAGATCTCCAACTTTTGTTTAAagggtttttaaaaagttcatATTATAGGATTTATTGACCTATTTATTCTTAATCAGGACCCCAAAATACAAACGTCctgaaaattggaaaatgaTCGGGTGTTGGGGCTGTTCGGAAGTTTATCCATATTATTTGAGGAccgaattattaaaataattttaacattgtgatttaattatattttttattaaaataaatttaaaatattttttgcttgtaggattttttacttatattattttatataactttatATAATAGTGTAATTTTTACAACATCGCCACAAATcaacttaaaacaaatatatttatttcaaaattaattgctttaaaattctAAGGACGTAAAAGTGTCGGTGCGCAACCAAACACTTGTTGGTATAACTCCGTTTGGGTCTGGCAGAATACAAAGGATAGAGAAAAAGATAGAATGAGTGCAATCAAATAACAGTATATAAGAGAGGGAAAGAGAGAGACGACGCCGGCTCAAATCGAAGGCAGCGGCGTCGACTGCGGAAAGTTCTTCATCTGAGTTGTTTCATCCATGAAAGCCAGAACTGCAGGGAAGCGACATAAGTGCGCCACAAGTAATTTTTAAGAGACATTATTTCGTGTGATCTTATAACACTTAGCAGCGACAAAATTTCGCGCATGTCAAAAATATGTCGTTTTTTCTGCGGTGAACTTATGGCGTTCTTAAGCGTCATAAATCGCGCGAAATCGTGGCGTTTTAAAACGGCGAAATTGTGGCGTCAGAATTATGTCGTTACCCCGTATATATAATGCAAatgtaataaacaaaacaaaaatagttctattttttatacaattttgaagattttgttttatttttgcttaaaatttgGTTTGAGATTTAAGCTGTTTGTCTGTCTTaggtaaaaataatattaaaaaggaGGATTCACactatttaagtaaaaatgaaaccaaatcttaaaaagggaaaatttaattttattaataatacaaatgtaAGTTTGGGAAACACCTACCGAATAAAGCTTAACTTAAAAAGGAAATGGATGAAAACTTTTCATGTCCCTGGTTCCGCcgatattaaaaactattattacGGTGGTGCGTAATGCTGTGCTTCTATTTTTTGACGGGTTATTTCCCAGGAGCTTTTTCATAATGCGATCTATAAAAAATGatcagtataaataaaattttaaaacagaaatGTCGAGAAAATCTTTCTACGACAAGTTTTGTTACCTTTTTTTACAGAAGTTTCAAGTTGATTGTAATATACTTACATATTTCCCCACTATATCCCCCTAAACAGAGATCGATGTAGACCTTAaaccaaaatgaaaagaaaatagaaaaaaattaaaaccaatatattcttgcagagggtattataatttaactCAGAAGATTGCAACGATGTGAGGGAGACGCTTCCgaaaatataaagtatatatattctctaTCAGCAtgactaggagagtcgatttagccatgtccgtATGTCCGCCAACTTTGAACGGGCGTAAAGGTTCTATATTGAGTTTGGAATCGAAAAATTTAGGCCTCCGCGATATTACcgctaaaaaaatacattttgttcgAGTTCctcagtttttaaaaaatagcaataattttaatttaagattttttatataaaaaaaaaccttattgAAATCGAAAAAAGGGTTGTTTTGCAGAAAACTGCATTAAACCAACGTATTGCACTGAAAATTTTTCTGgttataaaatcatatttgTTCACTCATTTCCTTCGGCGAAATCGAGAAAAGCGCGGTCGAGTGAAAATCGGCGAGGGATGAAGTAAATAAAACTAGAGGTGGGAATCGTTAGCTAATCTACGCCGCAGTGAGCTATCTAACAATTAAACCGAGCTTATAACCCTTCACGTAGTGGCCACACTAAAAGGCAGCCAGCATACATGAAGATAAATTTTCATTGGTGCGCAGGCACCCTAGAAACGGAAGCTCGAACGACATTAACAGCTGCTATGTCGAAACTGCTCGATATAAAGTTAAGCGATCTGCCAACCAAATATATGGAACAAGTATATGGAACAAGACCTAAAAGGCGATTTTGAAGCCTCCTCGATGCAGGTCAGATAGCTAACCGATAAGAGTACTCACCTCAAGGAAAAGGTTTTGACTCTCAATGCGGACGGAGATGCTGATCGGCGAACAATAAACTTACTACTGGAAAATAAGAACAATAATGTCGTTGTCAAAGTGCTAAAGTGCTGATAAAAACTGCAAACTCTTCGTCAAAccattaattaaagaaatttgaaTTCAAAGGGCACTAGGGTCAGCGATGTGAGGAAGCTGAATGAGCGAGATGGTAAAATATTGGTCCTAGTGGAATGAAAAAGCTAAGGAGAAGACGAATACATTCTAAAGAATGGCTATAAACTGCGCCGTAATCAATATTTCTAGATAAGGACTTGACAGacgaaaaaaaaccaaacaaatcgGCTCTTCTGGaacatataaatttcattttaaatttaaataaagagaATAAGGTTACAGTACGGAACGACAGCATATACAAAGATGGAATCTGGATGTCGTttaatgggaaaaaaaaacgtatgtGCCACGGCAAACCAGTGGACTTCAAATTAAAGGAAATCGAAGGACTTGTcggagttaaaaaaaaactgaaaataataaaaaacaagaaaggaagcaaacttcggcaagctgaagttcatatacccttgcagctatttcaaaaactaaatactcttgaaaaaaaatcatatttgtTCACTCATATTTGTTCACTCATTTCCTTCGGCGAAATCGAGAAAAGCGCGGTCGAGTGAAAATCGGCGAGGGATGAAGTAAATAAAACTAGAGGTGGGAATCGTTAGCTAATCTACGCCGCAGTGAGCTATCTAACAATTAAACCGAGCTTATAACCCTTCACGTAGTGGCCACACTAAAAGGCAGCCAGCATACATGAAGATAAATTTTCATTGGTGCGCAGGCACCCTAGAAACGGAAGCTCGAACGACATTAACAGCTGCTATGTCGAAACTGCTCGATATAAAGTTAAGCGATCTGCCAACCAAATATATGGAACAAGTATATGGAACAAGACCTAAAAGGCGATTTTGAAGCCTCCTCGATGCAGGTCAGATAGCTAACCGATAAGAGTACTCACCTCAAGGAAAAGGTTTTGACTCTCAATGCGGACGGAGATGCTGATCGGCGAACAATAAACTTACTACTGGAAAATAAGAACAATAATGTCGTTGTCAAAGTGCTAAAGTGCTGATAAAAACTGCAAACTCTTCGTCAAAccattaattaaagaaatttgaaTTCAAAGGGCACTAGGGTCAGCGATGTGAGGAAGCTGAATGAGCGAGATGGTAAAATATTGGTCCTAGTGGAATGAAAAAGCTAAGGAGAAGACGAATACATTCTAAAGAATGGCTATAAACTGCGCCGTAATCAATATTTCTAGATAAGGACTTGACAGacgaaaaaaaaccaaacaaatcgGCTCTTCTGGaacatataaatttcattttaaatttaaataaagagaATAAGGTTACAGTACGGAACGACAGCATATACAAAGATGGAATCTGGATGTCGTttaatgggaaaaaaaaacgtatgtGCCACGGCAAACCAGTGGACTTCAAATTAAAGGAAATCGAAGGACTTGTcggagttaaaaaaaaactgaaaataataaaaaacaagaaaggaagcaaacttcggcaagctgaagttcatatacccttgcagctatttcaaaaactaaatactcttgaaaacgttaaaattatgatttacttgcgtgtatgtttaaaaacattaaagcaatgatgatttgcagcttaattatttgatagttcctatggcagctatacgattgttcctatgggagctaaaaaatttaaaaacaccaaagttataatttttttatttatttttccgattgttcctatgggagctatatgctcccataggagcatatccggctcgatccgacttatatactacctgcaaaagaaagacaacttttgggaaagtttcatgcagatagctttaaaactgagagacttgtttgcgtagaaacggacggacagacggacatggctagatcgactctcctagtgatgctgatcaagaatatatatactttatagggtcggagatgtctccttcactgcgttgcaaacttctgactgaaattataataccctctgcaagggtataaaaatatataacaggtagtaagtttttagaaaatgtaaGAAACATAAATAAGGTAAGGGGATATGAGAGTAAGTATGATGATATTCAGTCAACTATAGGGGCAGAAGATAAAAATCCTGTCttataaaatcatataaattatGATCATCTTACGCTAGATGCAACGATTCTTTCTTTCCACAGCATGAACGTCCGCCACAGAACCATTTGGACGTTTTCCAAGCTTCGGATTCGGAAACATATAAGGCAAAGTTGGACCGTAATTTGGCAACACGATCGTTCGCAGAGATGAGCAGTCCTGACGAAATCGAAGGTTTCCTTTTAGATGGTTTTACAAAAGCGGCAAATAGTCAAAACCGCAGTAAGGCCacagatttaaaaaagaatgGTCAAGTAAGAACTTGACAGacgagaagaaaaaaaaaagaaaaagaatattttaagttagaacagagagaaaaatattaaagtacaGAAGAGAGCATATACAAAGATGTacaccgcgaagagttggaagagagggccgtaatgacaaagtcatttctgatttcgattttaaataagtgcaaacaaaatattatcgagaaatccgctccgccagcaaatcgaccgcctcaatgccgcctgccgagcgttgctctcccaacttttagcgaaAAACACTAcgaatttaaaagttttataagccttttcgaaactttcgttgacaaagatgacactttacaagatattgaaaaattcaagcatttaatttcgtgttgaGCCGGAGACGCTTTAgaaacagttagggccttccaagtcactgtggaaaattatcccaaaagcccttgctagcctgaagagGGTgcacgataatgattgtcttatttttttgacaacatatcgccactttttaattagcaaaaaatttcccagccttcagccgtctgtcacagccttgtataactccttgctgtctattggggatgatagacgcattactaatgcttttttaatacatctggtcatgagcaaggtcgatgcaggaactaaaagaaaatgggaagaacagttagattatacttcgcttccactttggaacgaatgtgaggcggtcctcaacaggcgataccaacacatggtagcggaagaggctgccaagcccaaaactgttcagcagacccaatctagccctaagaagaatggaagtaggagtttttcgtttgtcgctgccaggatcGACTCTTTTCAATGTGTGTAtggcaactcagctgaacatcagattggaaaatgcgcttccttcgcagcccttacagttcagcaaagatgcgatttcgctaaaagagcaaatcgaacagatgtagagtgtgcaattcctcacatcacactttgctacacatacatatatgccccaaacaaaaatctcgcgttgccacccccttctcagcccacgctcatgcaggattctccatccacgtcgcatgttttgcatgcgaatgcatcggatcgagtcatgagcgtccaaaccaaaagcggcgagtttgtattagctcgagcgttgctcgactctggctCAGCGCcgataaactttgtaaccgatgagctcgctcagaggctcaaaattacaagagaggacgtgtgcatgagcttgcgaggcattggtggaactaatgcccaatccacaaaaaaaatacacacgattgtgaagtcgcgagtagggaacagccaattgtcgtccgatttttggattatgaaaaatatttctggttatcatccggatcaagcggtaaacaccagcgggtggagggtgcctgaaagtATTCAGTTGgaagatccattcttcttcaagccccaaaaaatagatatgcttatcggcgctgaaacattctttgaacttttatctattggccagataaagcaggggcctgaattccccatcttacaaaagacagttctcggctggatagtgtcagggagatgtgcctctgaaaataataaaaacgctgaaaaaatggtacatctcagctgccatgaggaagcgttggagtcaattgacacaaccctgcagaaattttggtctgtggagtacttgccgcccaaggctaaagtccatactcctgagcaacaactctgtcaacaacactttgagaaaaatactcaaagattgtcgtccggtagattttcggttcgtttgccgtttaaatctgacccaaatactcttggttcgtcatacgaagttgcgaaacgtagatttttgtcgctagaaaggaaattgtcaaaggacgcttcgctgaagaagatgtatattgaattcatggaggaatatattttactgggccacatgtcctccacaaatgacaaaattccaaatactccgcactatttcattccgcaccaatgcgttttacggccacaaagttcttcaactaagttgagagtagttttcgatgcatcgagccgtacttctacgcaggtagcgttgaatgacatcttgatggtaggcccaactattcaagaggagctgtactcgactctgcttcggtttagattgcataagtttgcccttgcggccgacgtcaaaaagatgtatcgccaagtgatggtggacgaagctgatccagctcatagtatggagacgagatccttctgagtacctgaaaatctttaagttgaacaccgttacatatggaacttcgccagctccctttttggcgattcggtgtttaatgcggctaggagaggtGGCGCAAgaaactcatccaaaagccgcaaaggttattcagaatgatttttatgttgactatttgttgactggcgccggatgcgttgaggacctgcaaagccttcgagacgaagtttctcaggtcttgcaagaggaaggctttgaattggcaaagtgttTTTCAAACTGCATAGAGTTATCCACATCTgttagcgctgtaatgccacttatggttaaagattactttcaatttcgataggatgactctttcctggatcttcgcgcgacaaagcgaaattttttttcggtgactgctcgacttttcgactcacttggcctcttgtgtcctttggtcacaaagcaaagatgttgttgcaggaaatgtggcttcgaaaataaGATTGGGAcaagtcgctaccgatgcagttgcttctgcagctgccgaaatttaaggtatcgcgattcgtcaaaaCAGATTCACAAGAttcgattcaaatacatggtttcgctgacgcttccatgcgagcgtatggagcgtgcatctacgttcgtactcaaactgctgaaggtttgaaagtgtctttattgacctccaaatcgaaagtagctcccctcaagacgaaaactttgcctcgccttgagctgtgtgcagctcaccttttagcagatctctataatcgtgtcaggccattgctaaattgtcccattaaGAATGtattcctgtggacagactccgaggtcactttacactggatcaaaacgCATCCCTCGTCgatgtcggtttttgtttcgaaccgggttgcagaaattcaggagtggtctaTTCTAGATTACAATTATCAGTTACATGGTTTATcctaataaaataatactatTTTGATAAAGATATCGTAGGTAAAATAGTCTCAAATATTCTGCATGCAGATGGTGTGAAAAcgtgaaaacagaattggcaCACATGTGGACATAGGCACATGTGGTCCTGTGTTGATTTAGGTAGGCCGATATCATTAATGACCCTTGTCTACTTAACCCATAAATATCAATCCAGCTgcgaacaattttttttcttggcgAAAATCGCACATTCTCCCGGCCGTTGAACGGATTGTTCAACAGTCATTAATGTTGATGGTAAACGGCTGAGTTGTAAATGTGGCCGCACTCGTAGGTATACTAGGTCCTTGTTGAAGTGGTAGAGGAGGCGTAGA
The genomic region above belongs to Drosophila gunungcola strain Sukarami chromosome 2R unlocalized genomic scaffold, Dgunungcola_SK_2 000017F, whole genome shotgun sequence and contains:
- the LOC128256373 gene encoding INO80 complex subunit B isoform X1 is translated as MGKEGNHRLSLSKRQQPPQHHNFSINGESPHIQSFSNSVPSMGQHDSPKVQTSNVNILKFPYIRTRNTFTKKTADVATSPNSVTRKVKRRRNSETSSDEERWLNAIETGKLDDVDEEMKKMKDPKLMTARQRAMYDTDTNGFVEELISLPSGYKEKEKPQTAEEIHRAVLKSQKRKQQADERREKDKKKTMERLLKKQESNKQRLLTRNKHSQKSSYPKITYISAINGNYIVVPPGHEFLLKAQLPLTPPRSQLCSVSGCGNRKAYNCSTTKLPLCSLTCYRKNISHSFNQ
- the LOC128256373 gene encoding INO80 complex subunit B isoform X2, translated to MGKEDHRLSLSKRQQPPQHHNFSINGESPHIQSFSNSVPSMGQHDSPKVQTSNVNILKFPYIRTRNTFTKKTADVATSPNSVTRKVKRRRNSETSSDEERWLNAIETGKLDDVDEEMKKMKDPKLMTARQRAMYDTDTNGFVEELISLPSGYKEKEKPQTAEEIHRAVLKSQKRKQQADERREKDKKKTMERLLKKQESNKQRLLTRNKHSQKSSYPKITYISAINGNYIVVPPGHEFLLKAQLPLTPPRSQLCSVSGCGNRKAYNCSTTKLPLCSLTCYRKNISHSFNQ
- the LOC128256374 gene encoding intraflagellar transport protein 20 homolog; protein product: MEELHKVGLFIDDIYRLRVENPILLGNKIKVKQECLKYSKNLKIFKKLAYNFCKVSELFAKDVDKEKLLGIGTQNQLKTISYQRQSEQQVFRNEIFEQTVELERLKMELQYMQRIESDQNEIINNFFVNQY